A window of the Candidatus Omnitrophota bacterium genome harbors these coding sequences:
- a CDS encoding DUF996 domain-containing protein produces the protein MENSLRQIKYIGGIGAILVLLTIVPYFGFLTHIAGKVLLIIAFYKLSSILKNKYIFSKYLTGFVISLMGIMIALISGIGFSLLFITKNKPTVQSMSLGVIAGIIIFWLILIISSYYYSRSYKLLGKHFDLELFNLAANFVMWGGITAIILIGFILFFVSGILMAIAFWHMPERIIEEQRTI, from the coding sequence ATGGAAAATTCTCTGAGACAGATTAAATACATCGGAGGAATTGGAGCGATACTTGTCCTTTTGACCATAGTCCCTTATTTTGGTTTTTTAACGCACATTGCAGGTAAGGTTCTCTTAATCATTGCCTTTTATAAGCTATCCAGCATTTTGAAAAATAAGTACATATTTAGTAAATACCTCACTGGTTTTGTTATTAGTCTCATGGGGATAATGATTGCATTAATTTCCGGAATTGGTTTTTCTCTCCTATTTATTACTAAAAATAAACCAACAGTGCAGAGCATGAGTTTGGGCGTTATAGCAGGGATTATTATATTTTGGTTAATTTTAATAATTAGTTCTTATTATTATTCAAGAAGTTACAAACTATTAGGAAAGCATTTTGACCTTGAGCTGTTTAATCTTGCGGCTAATTTTGTAATGTGGGGTGGGATTACTGCAATAATCTTAATCGGTTTTATTTTATTCTTTGTAAGCGGAATTCTTATGGCAATTGCTTTTTGGCATATGCCGGAAAGAATAATCGAAGAACAAAGAACTATATGA
- a CDS encoding YihY/virulence factor BrkB family protein: MIKKTLDFINEDIWRIKADKLPRKRSFFITQLRIFLLAIRGFYEDKCQLRAAALTYYLLLSIVPMLAVVFGIAKGFGLEKTLETQLLERFSRHGEVVVRIINFANALLERTRGGMIAGIGVIILFWTVIKVLTNVERSFDDIWGVKKMRSFVRRFSDYISIMLVCPILLIISGSITVFLSTQLKMIVSRIHFLADISGFIFFVLGLLPYCIIWVLFTFIYIFIPNTRVNFRSALLGGIIGGTIYEMVQWLYINFQIGVAKINAIYGSFAALPLFLVWLHTSWLVLLFGAELAFAHQNVHTYEFEQDCLKVSHSFKMLVSLLVAALLVKRFVKAEKPLSAVEVSRYLEIPIRLTRDVLNSLREAGIIIEIKSEDERTLLYQPAQDVDRLNIRYVVEQLERYGVDNIPVIQTAEMTKLSDSLNKLREITEKSPANLLLKDL; the protein is encoded by the coding sequence ATGATAAAAAAGACCCTTGATTTTATAAACGAGGATATTTGGCGGATAAAAGCAGATAAATTACCACGTAAACGTTCTTTCTTTATTACGCAGTTAAGGATTTTTCTTCTGGCAATTCGGGGATTCTATGAGGATAAGTGTCAGTTGAGAGCAGCTGCGCTTACCTATTATTTGCTTCTTTCCATAGTTCCGATGCTCGCGGTAGTTTTTGGAATTGCTAAGGGGTTTGGTTTGGAAAAAACTTTAGAAACGCAACTCTTGGAACGATTCTCTCGTCACGGAGAAGTTGTGGTAAGGATAATAAACTTTGCCAATGCCCTTTTAGAGAGGACTCGCGGAGGAATGATTGCAGGTATTGGCGTAATTATTCTTTTTTGGACAGTGATAAAAGTGCTTACTAATGTAGAGCGTTCTTTTGATGATATTTGGGGAGTAAAGAAAATGCGTTCTTTTGTTCGTCGTTTTAGCGATTATATTTCGATAATGTTGGTATGCCCAATTCTTCTTATTATCTCAGGGAGTATAACTGTTTTCTTGAGCACCCAATTAAAGATGATTGTCTCCCGTATCCATTTCTTAGCCGATATAAGTGGTTTTATATTTTTTGTGCTTGGACTTTTACCTTACTGTATAATCTGGGTCCTCTTTACTTTTATTTATATCTTTATACCTAACACCAGAGTAAATTTCCGATCTGCATTATTAGGAGGGATCATCGGTGGGACGATATACGAAATGGTTCAGTGGTTGTATATAAATTTTCAAATTGGAGTGGCGAAGATAAATGCCATCTATGGAAGTTTTGCGGCGTTACCTCTTTTTCTTGTTTGGTTACACACCAGCTGGCTTGTTCTTCTTTTTGGAGCAGAACTCGCCTTTGCTCATCAGAATGTGCATACTTATGAATTTGAACAGGATTGTTTGAAAGTGAGTCACTCTTTTAAGATGCTTGTCTCTCTACTGGTTGCTGCTCTCTTAGTGAAAAGATTTGTTAAAGCAGAAAAACCTCTTTCAGCAGTAGAGGTATCGCGCTATTTAGAAATTCCTATTCGTCTAACCAGAGATGTTCTAAATAGTCTAAGAGAGGCAGGAATTATTATTGAGATAAAAAGTGAAGACGAGAGGACTCTACTTTACCAACCTGCACAGGATGTTGACCGTTTAAATATACGCTATGTAGTGGAACAATTGGAAAGATATGGCGTAGATAACATTCCCGTTATTCAGACAGCCGAAATGACAAAGCTATCCGATTCACTCAACAAACTTCGAGAGATAACCGAAAAATCTCCTGCTAATCTACTACTGAAAGACCTTTGA
- a CDS encoding type II toxin-antitoxin system death-on-curing family toxin — MKFISIAEVEYIAFRLAKETMDFDEPIPAFATRFPNILESCLAVPLQSFAKKSLYKGLIQKISILFYLMIKNHPFQNGNKRIAMATLFVLLYKNKKWLKVDNQELYNFATWIASSPAKLKDETVRAIEKFIKTYMVSLE; from the coding sequence ATGAAGTTTATTTCTATTGCAGAAGTAGAGTATATTGCTTTTAGATTAGCCAAAGAAACTATGGATTTTGATGAGCCAATTCCCGCATTTGCGACGCGTTTCCCAAATATTTTAGAAAGTTGTTTAGCCGTACCTTTGCAAAGTTTTGCCAAAAAATCTTTGTATAAAGGATTAATTCAGAAGATATCTATTTTGTTTTATCTAATGATTAAGAATCATCCTTTCCAAAATGGCAACAAACGCATTGCGATGGCTACCTTATTTGTTCTACTTTATAAGAATAAGAAATGGTTGAAGGTTGATAATCAAGAATTATATAATTTTGCTACCTGGATCGCTTCAAGCCCTGCAAAGTTAAAGGATGAGACAGTGAGAGCTATTGAGAAATTTATTAAGACCTATATGGTTAGTTTGGAATAA
- a CDS encoding helix-turn-helix domain-containing protein translates to MENKELITTNELAKILGISRVAVFKKIKKGQIRAIRVGKNFVIPKGSILQIIGKTLSQKEKEEIDAAVKKTVKDYGETLRLLGKE, encoded by the coding sequence ATGGAAAATAAAGAACTTATAACTACAAACGAATTAGCCAAGATTTTGGGAATCAGTAGGGTGGCAGTATTTAAGAAAATCAAAAAGGGCCAAATCAGGGCGATAAGAGTAGGCAAAAATTTTGTTATTCCTAAGGGATCTATCCTTCAGATTATCGGAAAGACCTTAAGCCAGAAGGAAAAAGAAGAGATTGATGCCGCGGTAAAAAAGACAGTTAAAGATTATGGGGAAACCTTACGTCTTTTAGGAAAAGAATAA
- a CDS encoding HAD-IC family P-type ATPase, producing MEQKWHALGLEEVLNILKSSPEGLKEDETRERLKKYGPNELATKKRASLLSIFLRQFLNPLVYILIVASVIKFWLSSFTDAFVILGVIIFMAVVGFIQEARAAKAVEALKQLASPKAKIKRAGKIEIVPSKELVPGDIIILEAGDKIPADARIIESASLKVNESILTGESVPVDKHAVKVSQDTSVAERKNMLYMGTAVTYGRATAVVIATGMITEIGKIASALKEIKTPKTPLQKSIHTLGKWMIFITIGIVVILKIIGISKGLNWVEIFMLVVAATVAALPEGLPAVVTVVLAVGMREMARRNAIIRKLVAVETLGSATVVCTDKTGTLTMNQMTVKRLWYDSKMIEVKAQLLKDRELEKMLEIAVLCNDAKVKDEHGKEEFIGDPTEVALLVIGAKAGFNKIRLERSFLRISEIPFQSEKQYMATLNKKENKCIAYVKGSPEKILSFSNLDKISRSKILDKVNTMAEDALRVLAFGYCEFPADKESLVEEDISGKLNFAGLVGMIDPPRPEAIKSVALCKKAGIRVVMVTGDNKLTAEAIAKEIGITTEEVLTGEDLSKMSDEELREKAKSVSVFARIEPLHKLKIVKAFKSLGNIVAMTGDGVNDAPALEAADIGIAMGVAGTDVAKEAADMVLADDNFASIVSAVEEGRVIFNRLRNAVLFLLTTCFGELFTLLLSVFFTGKTPLLPIQILWINLVTGALIAIPLGLEPKVGNELNFPPRHPKVGLIYPGMAMRIIFLAFSLSIGVFLVFRFSLNSFGLQEARTITFCSIVLFEWLVAFNARSDEITIFKLGIFKNRVLIKAVLIAFILQILVVYIAFLQPLFNTVSLSYRGWFLVLLPGVLIFILETLRKKFFPYLFSSGKWQPAVVVKR from the coding sequence ATGGAACAGAAATGGCATGCTTTAGGATTGGAAGAAGTTTTGAACATTCTTAAGAGTTCACCTGAAGGATTAAAAGAGGATGAGACAAGGGAACGCCTTAAGAAATACGGGCCCAACGAACTTGCCACAAAAAAGAGAGCGTCTCTATTATCAATTTTTTTAAGACAATTTCTTAATCCTTTGGTTTATATCCTTATTGTTGCCTCCGTGATTAAGTTTTGGTTGTCAAGTTTTACTGATGCATTTGTGATATTAGGAGTAATTATTTTTATGGCAGTTGTTGGTTTTATTCAAGAGGCACGCGCCGCAAAGGCTGTGGAAGCATTGAAACAACTTGCTAGTCCCAAAGCCAAAATTAAACGCGCAGGGAAGATAGAGATAGTTCCTTCAAAAGAACTTGTTCCCGGTGATATTATTATCTTAGAGGCTGGAGATAAAATCCCTGCGGATGCAAGAATTATTGAGTCGGCAAGTCTTAAGGTGAATGAGTCTATTTTAACTGGTGAGTCTGTTCCAGTTGACAAACACGCTGTTAAAGTTTCTCAAGATACTTCAGTTGCTGAGCGAAAAAATATGCTTTATATGGGAACAGCCGTTACTTACGGTAGGGCAACCGCGGTGGTTATCGCCACAGGCATGATTACAGAAATAGGGAAAATTGCCTCTGCCTTAAAAGAGATAAAAACTCCCAAAACCCCTCTGCAGAAAAGTATCCATACCCTGGGTAAATGGATGATTTTTATTACAATCGGCATCGTGGTCATTCTTAAAATTATTGGCATAAGCAAAGGATTAAACTGGGTTGAGATTTTTATGTTGGTGGTAGCAGCAACAGTTGCTGCGCTTCCTGAAGGATTACCAGCAGTAGTTACCGTGGTTTTGGCGGTGGGAATGCGTGAGATGGCAAGGCGTAACGCCATCATTAGAAAGCTTGTTGCGGTAGAGACTTTGGGTTCGGCTACCGTTGTCTGCACTGATAAAACCGGCACTCTCACTATGAATCAGATGACCGTAAAAAGGCTTTGGTATGATTCAAAAATGATTGAGGTAAAAGCCCAGCTCTTAAAAGATAGAGAGTTAGAGAAGATGTTAGAAATCGCAGTATTGTGTAATGATGCGAAAGTCAAGGATGAACATGGTAAAGAAGAGTTTATTGGCGACCCCACAGAAGTAGCACTTTTAGTAATTGGTGCTAAAGCAGGTTTTAATAAAATTAGGCTTGAAAGATCTTTCCTCCGCATAAGTGAGATTCCTTTTCAGAGTGAAAAACAGTATATGGCAACGCTCAATAAGAAAGAAAATAAATGCATAGCGTACGTCAAAGGCTCTCCAGAAAAAATTTTGTCTTTTAGTAATTTAGACAAAATCTCGCGGTCAAAAATTTTAGATAAAGTTAATACCATGGCAGAGGATGCTCTGCGTGTGTTGGCATTTGGTTATTGTGAATTTCCCGCCGATAAAGAATCTCTTGTTGAAGAGGATATATCGGGTAAACTGAACTTCGCAGGTCTTGTAGGTATGATTGATCCTCCTCGGCCGGAAGCCATCAAGTCTGTTGCTTTATGCAAAAAAGCAGGTATTAGAGTAGTTATGGTAACGGGTGACAACAAGTTAACTGCTGAGGCAATTGCCAAAGAGATTGGCATAACTACAGAAGAGGTTCTTACAGGTGAGGACCTTTCTAAAATGAGTGACGAGGAATTAAGAGAAAAAGCTAAGAGCGTTTCGGTCTTTGCACGCATAGAGCCACTGCATAAATTAAAAATTGTAAAGGCGTTTAAAAGTCTTGGTAATATTGTAGCTATGACTGGAGATGGAGTAAATGATGCGCCGGCTTTAGAAGCAGCAGATATCGGTATAGCGATGGGTGTAGCGGGAACAGATGTGGCCAAAGAAGCAGCGGATATGGTGCTTGCTGATGATAATTTTGCTTCTATTGTTTCCGCAGTAGAGGAAGGAAGAGTGATTTTTAATCGTCTGCGCAATGCAGTATTATTTTTACTTACTACCTGCTTTGGGGAATTGTTTACACTTTTACTTTCTGTATTTTTTACGGGCAAAACACCGCTTCTTCCAATACAAATTCTCTGGATAAATCTTGTCACTGGAGCCTTAATTGCCATACCTCTTGGGCTTGAGCCAAAAGTAGGTAATGAACTAAATTTTCCACCCCGGCATCCCAAAGTGGGACTTATCTATCCCGGTATGGCAATGCGCATTATATTCTTAGCATTTTCTTTAAGTATTGGAGTTTTTTTAGTGTTTAGATTTAGTTTGAATAGCTTTGGTCTTCAAGAAGCGCGCACCATAACCTTTTGTAGTATAGTTTTATTCGAGTGGTTAGTAGCTTTTAATGCGAGGTCTGATGAGATAACCATCTTTAAATTGGGAATATTTAAAAATAGGGTTTTAATTAAGGCAGTTTTAATTGCTTTTATTTTACAAATCCTGGTGGTGTATATAGCATTTTTGCAACCTTTATTTAATACCGTTTCCTTATCGTATAGGGGATGGTTTTTGGTACTCTTACCAGGGGTATTAATTTTTATATTAGAGACTCTAAGAAAGAAATTCTTTCCTTATTTGTTCAGTAGTGGGAAATGGCAACCAGCTGTGGTTGTTAAAAGATAA
- a CDS encoding ferritin has product MGTKARALVGADVKKIVTLLNKALADEWLAYYQYWIGAKVACGQMRGAVVGELEQHAGEELKHAEMLVGRIIQLGGTPILKPEEWYKQTNCGYDAPENPSVKAILKQNIKGEQCAIEVYKRLSEVAKEKDVVTYHLALEIMEDEIEHEEDLEALLNDMSQK; this is encoded by the coding sequence ATGGGCACAAAAGCAAGAGCGTTAGTGGGTGCAGATGTTAAAAAGATTGTTACTTTATTGAACAAAGCATTAGCCGATGAGTGGCTTGCTTATTATCAGTATTGGATAGGGGCGAAGGTAGCGTGTGGACAGATGCGGGGAGCAGTAGTAGGAGAGTTGGAACAGCATGCGGGAGAGGAGCTTAAACATGCAGAGATGCTGGTGGGAAGGATTATTCAATTAGGAGGAACTCCTATACTGAAACCTGAAGAGTGGTATAAGCAGACAAACTGCGGTTACGATGCGCCGGAAAATCCTTCGGTAAAAGCTATTTTAAAACAAAATATCAAAGGAGAGCAGTGTGCCATCGAGGTTTACAAGAGACTTTCTGAAGTGGCTAAAGAGAAAGATGTAGTTACTTATCATCTGGCGCTGGAAATAATGGAAGACGAGATTGAGCACGAAGAGGATTTAGAAGCATTGCTAAATGATATGTCACAGAAGTAA
- a CDS encoding pyrimidine dimer DNA glycosylase/endonuclease V, with translation MRIWDIHPKFLCSKHLLGEHRELHAIWSILTQNKKGYSKHPETLRWKGKLKALFLRHRLLVEEMEKRNFRHKSRLGLCFVQGKKTQNTFLDSIARQRLILRNKKCGCKV, from the coding sequence ATGAGAATATGGGATATCCATCCGAAGTTTCTTTGCTCCAAACATCTCTTAGGTGAGCATCGCGAACTTCATGCTATCTGGTCGATTCTTACCCAAAACAAAAAGGGTTATAGTAAACACCCCGAAACGTTGCGCTGGAAGGGGAAGTTAAAGGCACTTTTTTTAAGACATAGACTTTTGGTAGAAGAAATGGAGAAGAGGAATTTTAGGCATAAGAGTAGGTTAGGATTGTGTTTTGTTCAAGGAAAGAAAACCCAAAACACTTTTTTAGATTCCATTGCTCGACAAAGATTGATTCTGCGCAATAAAAAATGCGGTTGCAAAGTTTAA
- a CDS encoding EamA family transporter, whose product MVEWKIFALSSALFAGLTALLGKIGVQNINSNLATFIRTVVVLFLLSFLLTIRGEWANPLEIDHKSLVFLILSALATGLSWICYYRALQTGPVSLVVPIDKLSIAFAVLLSVLFLRERPAIYHWLGIFLIICGTLIIVFK is encoded by the coding sequence ATGGTAGAGTGGAAAATATTTGCTTTATCTTCAGCACTCTTTGCAGGCTTAACGGCGTTATTGGGTAAAATAGGAGTCCAGAATATAAACTCTAATTTGGCTACCTTTATACGTACGGTAGTGGTTTTATTTCTTCTTTCTTTTTTACTCACTATCCGTGGCGAATGGGCTAATCCTTTAGAAATAGACCACAAAAGCTTGGTTTTTTTAATTCTTTCTGCTCTGGCTACGGGTTTATCTTGGATTTGCTATTATCGTGCTCTACAAACCGGACCCGTTTCTTTGGTAGTGCCTATTGATAAACTGAGTATAGCCTTTGCAGTATTACTTTCAGTTTTATTCTTAAGAGAAAGGCCTGCTATTTATCATTGGCTGGGAATTTTTTTGATTATCTGTGGAACGTTGATTATTGTTTTTAAGTAA
- a CDS encoding PLD nuclease N-terminal domain-containing protein codes for MTGLLGLVVLVLDIIAIVDAIKGKLSTGLKVLWVILILVLPLVGMILYFIIGRKK; via the coding sequence ATGACAGGTTTGTTAGGATTGGTGGTTCTGGTACTTGATATCATTGCGATAGTAGATGCTATAAAAGGTAAACTGAGTACGGGGCTTAAGGTTCTTTGGGTTATTCTTATCTTGGTTCTTCCTCTTGTGGGTATGATTCTCTATTTTATAATTGGTAGAAAAAAGTAA